agaaaaaaaactcacattgtaagatttttaatgaatgtatttgcaaattatggtggaaaataagtatttggtcaataacaaaagtttatctcaatactttgttatatacatttgttggcaatgacagaggtcaaacgttttctgtaagtcttcacaaggttttcacacactgttgctggtattttggcccattccttcatgcagatctcctctagagcagtgatgttttggggctgttgctgggcaacacggactttcaactccctccaaagattttctatggggttgagatctggagactggctaggccactccaggaccttgaaatgcttcttaccaagccactccttcgttgcccgggcggtgtgtttgggatcattgtcatgctgaaagacccagccacatttcatcttcattgcccttgctgatggaaggaggtattcactcaaaatctcacgatacatggcctcattcattctttcctttacacggatcagtcgtcctggtccctttgcagaaaaacagccccaaaagcatgatgtttccacccccatgcttcacagtaggtatggtgttctttggatgcaactcagcattctttgtcctccaaacacgacgagttgagtttttaccaaaaagttatattttggtttcatctgaccatatgacattctcccaatcttcttctggatcatccaaatgctctctagcaacttcagacaggcctggacatgtactggcctaagcagggggacacgtctggcactgcaggatttgagtccctggcggcgtagtgtgttactgatggtaggctttgttactttggtcccagctctctgtgggtcattcactaggtccccccgtgtggttctgggatttttgcataccgttcttgtgataatattgaccccacggggtgagatcttgcgtagaGCCCCAGATCgaaggagattatcagtggtcttgtatgtcttccatttcccaaTAATTGCtctcacagttgatttcttcaaaccaagctgcttacctattgcagattcagtcttcccagcctggtgcaggtttacaattttgtttctggtgtcctttgacagctctttggtcttggccatagtggagtttggagtgtgactgtttgaggttgtggacaagtgtcttttatattgataacaagttcaaacaggtgccattaatacaggtaatgagtggaggacagaggagcctcttaaagaagaaattacaggtctgtgagagccagaaatcttgcttgtttgtaggtgaccaaatacttattttccaccataatttgcaaataaattcattaaaaatcctacaaagtgattttctggaattttttctCTCGTTTTatccgtcatagttgaagtgtacctatgatgaaaatgacaggcctctctcatctttttaagtgggagtacttgcacaattggtggctgactaaatactttttttgccccactgtatatatatatacacacagaagaGTGGCACAGCTGTTGTGGTTTCCTCCGCACTGTCAAAATGCGAGGGATACTAGGACGTCCTGGTTCATCCATCCCATACAACACATCAGAAATAGTTACAGTAGAGACATACACACTCTCTGCTTCCCCCTATTTCTCCTTATTCCTGTGTCTGACAGTGTTTTACCTTTTGGCTCCGCTGTCTTTAGGCCTAAACAGTAACTGTATAATCCTTCTTACCTTCTTATTTTAACTCTCCCTCTCATTtttagcacccccccccccccccagtcctctcgctttatctctctttctctcactcaccctCCACTTGTCTCATCCCGACAGGTGCTTTGAAATCCTACCTACGGGAACTCCCTGAGCCACTGATGACCTTTGAACTTTACGACGAATGGATTCAAGCTTCCAAGTCAGTATCTGCTTAGAATGATGCCGGCATTAGTTGATGTTTATTCATTGTGTTGGATTCGTacgccatgctggtcatttaaaaaaaatcactttaaaAGGATGAGATCATTGGCAATGGGGTTTATTTTGTGCACTGAGATGTTCTTTTGTGGTTCGTCTGGCAGCATTCAAGACCAAGACAAGAGACTCCAAGCCCTCCTCACAGCCTGCGAGAAACTACCCCTGGCCAACGGCAACAACTTCAAGTGAGCCGCCATCTCTgtttcgctctttctctctcttctgtcccgcATCCACTTTACTCTGGTCTTTCCTGGACTTGCCTGACCATTCAATTATTTCAGTTTCCTTCACCTTTCGCCGTTTTTATCCCTCACTGCTCTTTTCACATCAGCAGAGGCATTTAACCGAGGAATCATAGCTTTCAAGCAGCCAGTActgagttttttattttttaaatattttttatatcaaAAGGAGAAGTGGGATTGGGGGAGTGAAAGAAAGGTGAAATAGAATCAAAAGGCTGACAGACTGCAGTGCATGTCAGTGTCTTCATTGAATCTCACAAATAAGATTATCTTTAGGTTGTCTTCTTTTTGCGAAACACCTGTCAAAGTTGTCCTTATCATAGCCCAATCGAAAAGAGCTGCCTCGGGTTCTGTCTGAGCAACCTGTTCATTTTAGGATGAGCACGAAAACCCCAATCTCTGTGTTTCGGAGATTTCTCATCCAATGCGGTATACAGTACCTGAATGACTATGTATAGTTAGTTGAAAATATACATGTGTAGTTAGTTCACTGTTTATTTGTTCTCTTTCAGGTATTTAGTCAAGTTCCTCGCCAAATTGGATGACTACCAGGACGAAAATAAAATGACCCCTGGGAATATTGCAATTGTCTTAGGCCCCAACCTGCTGTGGACAACACAGGAAGGGTAGGACTTAACCTCTCTCTACCACAAAATACCTTTTAAAAGCAATGCCTGGTCATCGGTTGTGACGTAAAGAGAAAAATAGTCCTTAGTCATTTCCATGTATCTTTAACCTTCATATCTCTAGACTTTTATCGGCATTTTAACAGTCAATTCTCTAACATCATGAACATACAGAAAACTGTCCAAATGAAATAATGCTCATATCTCAAGGTTCAAGTGAGTCATTTCCAGTACAgagttatccctctctatcacactaaACTATCTCCTtaatatctctgtcctctctctccctccaggaacATTACAGAGATGATGACCACTGTGTCCCTGCAGATCGTAGGCATCATTGAGCCCATCATCCAGCACGCTGACTGGTTCTTCCCTGGAGGTGAGGGAAACACAGTGTCTGTTCAGCCTCTATCAGGCACAACCACCTCGCTCATCCATTAGGGGTTAATGCCGTTGCTTTAATATCCTTGTCTCAGCCTCTGTAAGGGAGCAAGTGGAGCCGAGCGTCTGCTCTCACAGACACTGTATGACAGTCGGTCACCGACCTTAGGAGACATTATTCACAATATTAAGGGTCAGTTCTTGTAACAGGATACATGTGAATTGTCACAAACGTAATCCCCTCacctatctctttcctctctctcagagaTTGAGTTTAATGTCACAGGAAACTATGGCAGCCCAGTCCACACCAATCACAACGCCAACTACAGCTCCATGCCATCTCCGGATATAGACCATTCAGACCGCAAGCACAATGATCAGAGCCGACGCCCACTCAGTGTGGCCACCGATAATATGATGCTGGAGTTCTATAAGAAGGATGGGTAAGAAGATCCAACTCTCGTTGCGCCGTATCTTACCCTATCTTACCATATCTTACCCTGTCTTACCCTCCACATCTCTGTcaaatcctctctgtctctgtagtcaaCTACCTAACTGCTTGTCTTCCCTCCTTGTCCTCACTGAAAACTATTTTCTGGAACATGAACCATCCCACtgagcacacactggttgaatcaacttgTGTCCACtacatttcaattaaattacgttgaaccaacgtggaatagacattgaattgacatctgtgcccagtgggattggGCATCAAatattattattgatattattGGTTATTACAGCACAGTTCAGAATAAAGGATTTGCATGAGAAATGGGTAATGGCTTGGTTGACTAGCAACGTATTTTTGTGTTTTGTGAAGATGTATGGCATAGCAGATCTGGATTTAAATACTATTTAAGGTATTTCAATAATTTTCACATACATTTCAAGTAAGTATTTTGAGAAGTAGTtgaatatttgcaaatgtatttgaaaattAACTTAGAAAGTAGTGCTATGTATTTGAAAATAGTCAAAAACacagaaaagtttttttttttaaacaaacattTAAATACGCCCATGAATTTGACCCCAGGTTTGTTTGGTCCTAGGGatatttgaaatgtatttggaaGCAAGTATTTGAAGATAATTTCAAATAATAGTTATAGGATTTTGTTTTGAAAATATTGTTACGCTGGAATAAATGATTCGGGAGACAGGTCCAGGAATGCATAATAGTTTTTTTATTAAGCCCCAAATTATGCCGTGCTGTGTAAAGGCacagggacgaagaccaaacaaacacgtaaacaaaacacagggtagaaacccaaacaaaagagcgaggagtaccttgtATAAATACACATACGCACAATGATTATCGCACACAacaagacccgtaatcatctgtgcAATCCTCAAGGGAACGaaaggtgtgcgtaatgaaagttccCGGAGAGATTCGTGACAAATACTCTTAAATACTTCAAGTAGAAGTAGTTGGTTCTGCCaaattatttgaaaatactcaaatacacagaaaaTAAGTATTTCAAATACACATACTTAAATAAGCATGTATTTGAAACCATATCTGTGTCGTAGAAATGGCATAATGTCATATTTCTATGTGAATAGTTTTTCTTCATAAGATCATACAAGGCTGTATAACCTTTTTAAGTGAGCTAAGTAAAAAGTTTTGTCTGGGTATGAGAATGGCGGAGAGAATATCACGGAATTCTTCTTCatctcaggtgagagagagagataactagtgAGTGAGAGATGTGCACTGTAAGAGAGGGGCAGTCAGACAGCAGGGAGCTCAGAGAAAGAGGTTGGTCCGTGGTGATGAGTGGTGCTGTAAGCAGTTCTTGTGCTCTGTGGAGGATTAGTTTCAAGTCaatcatgttctcactctctctcttcaaatGACCTCTCTGTCTTATCGGTCTCTGTCAGCAGAGCAGACCGTCTGAGCCCCTCAGCTCTGGAACCACACAATAATCCCAGCTAATTAAACATGTCCAGGACTGCATAGGGACCAATCAATAGAGCTCTGCTCTCATTAGAAACACCCACCCCTTCAGATAGAGCAGGATCAGGTCAAGGAGCATTCTGCTCCTTAGTACAAGCTGAGACCAATGAGGAAGTAGCATTCCCACCTTTGATTCCTTTTCTTTTGTGTCCATATTCAAGTCCATGAAGGCAGGTTGATACCTATGTTATGGTCTTCATTCATTCGGGGCCTTTCTCCAAAGCACTATGGGTGATGTGTCATGCCATGTCCTTGACCGTGTCTTTGTGATTGCGATTGTCATTGATTGAAAAATATCTGAATACTATGTAGCCTTTAACTATCCATAGTTGTACTTGCTCTTTTTTTATAGTAAACGAGTACATTAACCACTGCTGCAAGTTACTTCCTATATTTTGGTGTTATTTTGGGGTATTTTTATGTCCGTGGGGAAATGTTGCCCTAATTAGCTCTAAACTAAGTGATAATTGGCTCACCGGTAGGACATGCTTGGAGCTCTTTTGGGAAGGACCATCTTCACCCCTCAAATCCCTCTCCTCATTACTCTCAGCATGACTTCCATCCCCCACAACCCTCTGTATCCAAACCTGAAGGCTCGACCTGCTGCTTCTCCATCTTGGATCCAACCCCTTACCGACTGCTCCCGCAGTTGCTTTGATTTAGTGTTGCTGTAAATCAGTTAATGGAGTTTCTCATGATCCTTACCCTTTATGTGATGTTTTTGTCCTACCAAGCAGCGTTAGGAAAATTCAAAGGTACTGTACTTACTCTTCCTCCTGCCTGTAACTCTCTGTTCACCCTTGTCTGAACTGCCTGTGGAGAGAATGCCTCTCTCTGTCATCATTTGTCTGACAGTACTCCAGTCACAATTCGTCTCTCGTCCGGACACACTTCTAATCGTATAGTTCAATGCTCCTTACAGAGTGCTGCTGACAGACAGCGCTGCCAAATAAGTTCCCGTGTGAACAATGTTCTCACACTGTGTGTGGTTTGTTGACTTCAAATGCATTTTTTTGCGATGTCTGGTGTCAGATGTACTCCTCTGATTGCTTGACAAGTACAAACGACAATAACAGGTGCAAACAGTTGTTTGTCACACAGAGACCAACCATACATGCACCCTCACTGTGACACATTATTACAAAGGTTTCCTTTCCCTAGTGTTTCTACTTCATATAGTACAGTAAAGACTGTGCTGACAATTGTGAGGACTACAGGATAAGGCTCCCTgagctgacctctgacccctgaccacTGTCTTTGATTGGCTGTGCGTCTCTGTCCCACTGCAGCATGGGGGTCAGGGTGATGGACACTTCTTGGGTGTCACGCAGGGGCTCGTCGTCAGCGCGTAAAAGCTCCTCCACGCCCCTAGGTGTACAGCCCCCCCTCCCGCCCTCAGACGCTCTCATACCTGAGCAGGGGGAGATCTCTGCGTCCCCCTCCCCAACCCTTCCTCCCGCTAGCAGTGACCGTGCCAGGTAAGGCTGTCCATTTCCCACACTCCTCGCGTCCTGAAACTGACCCCGACACGGCGTTGTTGTACTTTTTCAGTCTGTTGACGTCTTCTAATTCTCTTTCCCACGCATCATCTTCATCTTTCTGTGAACCGGAGCCCCTCACATCTGTTGCATGTGTTCTCAAACTTGGTTTGACCTCGTGACCTCGTGTGATGTtgttttggttgttgttgttgtcctttaGTCTGATCTTCAGAGTTTCTAGAACCCTTGAAGTTATTTTTGTGCTTGGTTTTGTTTCATATCCAGGTTGTACCAGAGAGTTGTTTTTTTTATCCATTACCCATAAAATTGTGAAAATGTGTACCTCATCTCAAAAGTAGCTTGCCAATGCAGCATGTACATGTTTTTCATTTCCATCCATCAGAACAGGTTTCATTAACACTGCTCATGTAAGATTGCAAATATAGTTCTTACTTGTATTTGTCAAACAGTTTACTAGTTTCAAAACTTGAATGCTGGCCTGAATGAAGGTTTTTCATTTGCTCTTTTCTTTGACATTTTTCACTTGCGTTCTCCttagacctctcccctccccttcttaaTGTGACTCTGTTCAACTTTGGTTGACTAATACCTTCCCAGATACAAAAACCCGCACTTGTTCTCCTTCACACTACATGAACTGCAGTGGTTATTGAGTGCTCACAAATATGACAGAATGGCCCACTGGACTTGTTCACATATTCTTTTTCATACAACACTTTTCATTCCACCACAAGAACGTGACAATATTGGCTTCTCCCTGACTAAGGACAATTAAATTCCCTGTGAAATCATAAAAATTTGTATCATTGCAGCTCCGATGACGCGTTGGACTCCTGTTATGCCTACCCTTCCCCGGAAGAGGAAAGGCCCCCTCCCCCttacccctcttcctcctcttgctACCCGCCTCTTCACCATTTCTACCCCCCGAGCACCGCAGTGTGCGCGCCCTGTCGCCCCCGGACCAGAGTCCGTGCCCCCTGGGCCGTCGCCCCCACCTCCCCTCCGCTGGTCTTGCTACAGCCCTCCCCCACTGCCCCCCTCTtcatgtccctctccctccccccagcaGCTTGATATAAACTCTAACCCCAAGCCCTGCTCCCTGCACCTCCCCAAACAGAGCTCCCTGGCCGAAGCTCCGCATGCGCCCCCACCGTTAGAAACCAACGTCTCCCCTCTCTACATCAAAACCCCCCCTCGTGCTAACCCGACACGACCCGTCCCTCGGTCCCCACACCTCTAACCTCCCCCTGTCCGCACCTCCTCCGTGGGCCGCCTGTGCCTGTAGCCGAGAGAGAGGAGCCAAGCTGACTAGGTAAATACTACGTCACATCGCCCTGGCCAGATGGACATAAACTCAGTCTccgtaacacacacaggcctgaGTGGCTCATAATGGCAAAATGAGAGAGGGACATTAGGAAACaaaggggagagtgagaaagTGCCAACATCCTGTTTTATACATTTGGTTCATTTTCTCGTTTTTGTCCTCAATTTCATGTTTCAAAGGGATATTCTTCCCATCATGGAACTTTTCTATTGGATCATTCTAGTACCAAACTCTCCTTATTTTATGGAATCCATAACTTTCCATGTTGCCAGGAAATTCTGTAGGATGTTGCCAAGCAACAAAGAATATTGAAAACTCTCAGAGATAGCAGAATATAGTGGCCGTTAATTTTAAAGGGCCCAGTTGGCCTTGGATGGTAGTTGACTAGTTATGTTTCTGAATATGAATTGGACAAAGAGTGACTAAGTGAAAAATATGGATGGGCTGGCATGATTCCTATCCGATCATTGGCCTTCATCGGAATGGGGTCTTTTACATCAACAGCTGTTAGGGATGCCTCATTTGCATAGCTCCACCCTAACTTCAAATCTCTCCAGTCCCGATCACCCATCCTCATCTGCTGTCAGTGGGCGGGGGGATTTGGAGCTGGGAGAGCTGTTACTCACATCCTATTATGAACTGGTTAGGTTTTGACCTTCAAGCTCTCTACCCATTGACATTCTGTCTGCATAGTGCCATAAAAGGCAAGAAAAAAAATCCATTAAACCTACTGGCTTGGGCTTGGATTTTCGGGGGGGGCTTTAGCTACACTGCCATATAGCTAGTAGTACATTTGCAGTAGTGAAAGTTGTCAGTGGTCACTCAGATTATCTGACATTGAACGACAGGGATTTTCATTTCTACATGTGGGAGATTGAGGCCATCTACCCTCAAACTGACAGGTagtgaacacaaacacacacacgaccTGAAGAAGATGTTATGAAGATTACATATTGTTGTTCATATCCCTTTGTCTTCCCCAGTACTCTGAAGAACAATGAGCTGTCTCCAGTGATTGGACAGAAGGGCTTCCAGGGAACGGCACTCTCTGGTGGGCTGTCACAGCACTCTTCTGACCATAGCCCTCACACACTGAGAAGAGGTACTGAtggaagtagtgtgtgtgtgtgagtgtgtgtgtgtgtgtgtgtgtgtgtgtgtgtgtgtgtgtgtgtgtgtgtgtgtgtgtgtgtgtgtgtgtgtgtgtgtgtgtgtgtgtgtgtgtgtgtgtgtgtgtgtgtgtgtgtgtgtgtgtgtgtgtgtgtgtgtgagaccatgCTGTGCACAAAGCAGACAGATTGTTTCGTCTTGGCTTGTCACCTCTCAATTAAAATCTGTGTTGCTGCTCTCTCCACAGCTAAGAAGCTGGCCCCCATCCCACCTAAACCCTACTCTCAGTCTGGGGGAATGTCGGACCAGTCTACAGGTCAGCCGTCTCCAGTCagcctgtcccccacccctcctaGTACCCCCTCCCTGTACGGCTTCAGCTACCCCCAGGGCTACGCCACCATCGGCTCCCCGGGACAGGCCCAGAccgccaccccctctctctcctcccctccctcgctAGCCGGCACCCTCACCAAGGCTAGGCCCACTCCCAAGCCTCCTCGGCAGAGGCCCAGCCTACCCCCGCCGCAGCCCCCCAGCACCCCTGGCTCCAGCCCCCAACCTCTTGAGCACGGTGGCGGCCTTCTGGATGGATTGTCTCCTGGAGAGAGCATGTCCACAGGTAAACGCTTCAATGGAGTTTCAACACACTAGGAGCCCGCCCATACACTCTTTTCTCTGGTATAGGTGGAATATCTCGCTCTCCAGTGTGCCTGCCAGAGTATTAATATGGTTTCTGCAAATGGAATTATTTTGTGTAGTTTGTTAAACTGATAATACTTTTAACCCTTTCGTCTGTGTTAAACTGTGGGGAACTCACACAAAAAAAGGTAAGAaggtaaaaaatattttaatctCTTATCTTGTTTTTCCATTTTCTAAATATTTTTCGACTCCTATTATTGTGTGCCTACAGCGGTATGAGGCGAGTGGTTCAATATGGGCTAAATGTGAGAGGGCCTTTTAGGGTAAGCAGGAGTTCCAGTACTGTACTAAAGCCtcaccctcccatccctccaaaCAACCAACCGTCCGCCATTCTGGCTCACTGTGGAGCTGCACGGCTCCAGCTTTCTGTATATCAGAGGAGGCtgatgggaggagctataggtgTATAGGCTCATTGTATTGGCtggaatggaaccaatggaacagAGTCCAACatattgtttccatgtgtttgatgtgtttggtgccattccattgattccattccagccattacaatgagcctgtcctcctatagctcctcccaccagcctcctctgctgtgtatatatacctatatatacTTCTCATATGTATAGAGCTATATATCTCTGCTGTGTTCAGTCCACCACTAACCCATTTTGTTGGCCTTTGCATGGTGGCTGAGACTGGCGCGATGCATGGCTTGTGGATGTGTCTGAAAGACCGTCCACTGACTCCACTTCACACAGAAGATTGGTGTAATTTTGCTCTCCCAAGAAGCTTTCTTTACTGTTTTCTCCCTGAAACCATGCCACATCCCACCTCTGTCCTGTCCGGGGCCAGCTGCCCCTTTGCTCACACACTgcacagtacccccccccccctcccaccttatGCCACACCCACTGCTGTTCTAGAATTATTCCACTTTCTGTTCCACAGTCACTGGTTGTTATCCATTTCAGTGTTACACTATGGATGTCATCATTCTCACATGACTGTGAGTTCAAAGACAAAGTAATGACAAGGATAAATGTTTGTGGTGACTGCACTGGATACTGTTGGGGAATTGTCTCTTCGCATGCAATTTTCAGCATTTACAAACCTACCCGAACCACTATGTCTGCTAGAAAAGCTGGAGTTACATTACTTACTGACCTGCCTCTAATCTGTCAGTAATTCTCTAGAAACACGGATCGTTTTTGAGGATGTGTGTGTAAAACAATAGCTCGGGCCTATGCTGACCTCTCTGCTGTGTATAACACACCATTTAACATTGACTTAATCTAGTCTAGAATGGCCTTTTCTAAGCAACCACTAACAgttattatctctgtctctctcttattttcttctctcttgtctcttctcgTCTCGTGTCGATCTTTGGCTGGCCAGACTCTTTCTGCAACCTGGATATCCCCATCATTAATGTAGAACTGGATGGCATCTTTGATGAGCCCAAGATGGCCCCCTACAGGAACTCAGTGGCGGTGGTCCGGCCAACCCCTAAGGCCGAGTCAGAGGAAGAGTCCGAGAGTACGATACTATGACATCACAAGTTTCCAAGCCCAGCCCTTACTATTCCAACCCGTCTCCAGGACCCGTTCTCTGACCTTTGACCCAATGGGGACTCACTCCAGACCTCACCTCCACCCATAGAGACCAAGTACCACGCTCAGCCCTGTAAATCAAAGTCCTTCTCCAAAAAATGTAATAGACATGAATACAGAAAATACCTATATCCACATCCAGAGGGTTTCCGACTGAGACAATGGGGGTTGAAACTTTTGATTCAGAGAAAGGGACCGAATGCTAGGTTTTTATGTTGACTAGATTCCATTGATTCTATCTGGGGTGCATTCATTTTTAAGGATTTATTTAAAACAATTTTGTTTATACATCTTTTATTTTTGCCTTATTTGAGTCATTTGCAATATTGCCTTTAACTTACAAGACATGAAAACAAGTGGCTTGGTGCAATGGGTTCTCCTCTTGTGAGTGCAGTAGGAAAG
The sequence above is drawn from the Oncorhynchus gorbuscha isolate QuinsamMale2020 ecotype Even-year linkage group LG11, OgorEven_v1.0, whole genome shotgun sequence genome and encodes:
- the LOC124048279 gene encoding rho GTPase-activating protein 44-like isoform X4; this translates as MKKQFNRMRQLANQTVGRAEKTEVLSEDLLQVEKRLELVKQVSHSTHKKLTACLQGQQGVDVEKRSVRSPSKKLPLTTLAQCLVEGAAVLGDDSLLGKMLKLCGETQEKMAQELILFEFTIDRDVVDPLYELAEVEIPNIQKQRKQLAKLVLDMDSARTRFHQSSKSGMSSNVQPGAKGEHLREEMEEAANRMEICRDQLSADMYNFVAKEIDYASYFQALIEVQAQYHRKSLELLQNILPQIKAHQETWVEKPCYGKPLEEHLALSGRDIAFPIEACVTMLLDCGMQEEGLFRVAPSASKLKKLKASLDCGVMDVQEYSVDPHAIAGALKSYLRELPEPLMTFELYDEWIQASNIQDQDKRLQALLTACEKLPLANGNNFKYLVKFLAKLDDYQDENKMTPGNIAIVLGPNLLWTTQEGNITEMMTTVSLQIVGIIEPIIQHADWFFPGEIEFNVTGNYGSPVHTNHNANYSSMPSPDIDHSDRKHNDQSRRPLSVATDNMMLEFYKKDGSVRKIQSMGVRVMDTSWVSRRGSSSARKSSSTPLGVQPPLPPSDALIPEQGEISASPSPTLPPASSDRASTLKNNELSPVIGQKGFQGTALSGGLSQHSSDHSPHTLRRAKKLAPIPPKPYSQSGGMSDQSTGQPSPVSLSPTPPSTPSLYGFSYPQGYATIGSPGQAQTATPSLSSPPSLAGTLTKARPTPKPPRQRPSLPPPQPPSTPGSSPQPLEHGGGLLDGLSPGESMSTAV
- the LOC124048279 gene encoding rho GTPase-activating protein 44-like isoform X5 — translated: MKKQFNRMRQLANQTVGRAEKTEVLSEDLLQVEKRLELVKQVSHSTHKKLTACLQGQQGVDVEKRSVRSPSKKLPLTTLAQCLVEGAAVLGDDSLLGKMLKLCGETQEKMAQELILFEFTIDRDVVDPLYELAEVEIPNIQKQRKQLAKLVLDMDSARTRFHQSSKSGMSSNVQPGAKGEHLREEMEEAANRMEICRDQLSADMYNFVAKEIDYASYFQALIEVQAQYHRKSLELLQNILPQIKAHQETWVEKPCYGKPLEEHLALSGRDIAFPIEACVTMLLDCGMQEEGLFRVAPSASKLKKLKASLDCGVMDVQEYSVDPHAIAGALKSYLRELPEPLMTFELYDEWIQASNIQDQDKRLQALLTACEKLPLANGNNFKYLVKFLAKLDDYQDENKMTPGNIAIVLGPNLLWTTQEGNITEMMTTVSLQIVGIIEPIIQHADWFFPGEIEFNVTGNYGSPVHTNHNANYSSMPSPDIDHSDRKHNDQSRRPLSVATDNMMLEFYKKDGTLKNNELSPVIGQKGFQGTALSGGLSQHSSDHSPHTLRRAKKLAPIPPKPYSQSGGMSDQSTGQPSPVSLSPTPPSTPSLYGFSYPQGYATIGSPGQAQTATPSLSSPPSLAGTLTKARPTPKPPRQRPSLPPPQPPSTPGSSPQPLEHGGGLLDGLSPGESMSTDSFCNLDIPIINVELDGIFDEPKMAPYRNSVAVVRPTPKAESEEESESTIL
- the LOC124048279 gene encoding rho GTPase-activating protein 44-like isoform X7, with the protein product MKKQFNRMRQLANQTVGRAEKTEVLSEDLLQVEKRLELVKQVSHSTHKKLTACLQGQQGVDVEKRSVRSPSKKLPLTTLAQCLVEGAAVLGDDSLLGKMLKLCGETQEKMAQELILFEFTIDRDVVDPLYELAEVEIPNIQKQRKQLAKLVLDMDSARTRFHQSSKSGMSSNVQPGAKGEHLREEMEEAANRMEICRDQLSADMYNFVAKEIDYASYFQALIEVQAQYHRKSLELLQNILPQIKAHQETWVEKPCYGKPLEEHLALSGRDIAFPIEACVTMLLDCGMQEEGLFRVAPSASKLKKLKASLDCGVMDVQEYSVDPHAIAGALKSYLRELPEPLMTFELYDEWIQASNIQDQDKRLQALLTACEKLPLANGNNFKYLVKFLAKLDDYQDENKMTPGNIAIVLGPNLLWTTQEGNITEMMTTVSLQIVGIIEPIIQHADWFFPGEIEFNVTGNYGSPVHTNHNANYSSMPSPDIDHSDRKHNDQSRRPLSVATDNMMLEFYKKDGSVRKIQSMGVRVMDTSWVSRRGSSSARKSSSTPLGVQPPLPPSDALIPEQGEISASPSPTLPPASSDRASSDDALDSCYAYPSPEEERPPPPYPSSSSCYPPLHHFYPPSTAVCAPCRPRTRVRAPWAVAPTSPPLVLLQPSPTAPLFMSLSLPPAA
- the LOC124048279 gene encoding rho GTPase-activating protein 44-like isoform X2; protein product: MKKQFNRMRQLANQTVGRAEKTEVLSEDLLQVEKRLELVKQVSHSTHKKLTACLQGQQGVDVEKRSVRSPSKKLPLTTLAQCLVEGAAVLGDDSLLGKMLKLCGETQEKMAQELILFEFTIDRDVVDPLYELAEVEIPNIQKQRKQLAKLVLDMDSARTRFHQSSKSGMSSNVQPGAKGEHLREEMEEAANRMEICRDQLSADMYNFVAKEIDYASYFQALIEVQAQYHRKSLELLQNILPQIKAHQETWVEKPCYGKPLEEHLALSGRDIAFPIEACVTMLLDCGMQEEGLFRVAPSASKLKKLKASLDCGVMDVQEYSVDPHAIAGALKSYLRELPEPLMTFELYDEWIQASNIQDQDKRLQALLTACEKLPLANGNNFKYLVKFLAKLDDYQDENKMTPGNIAIVLGPNLLWTTQEGNITEMMTTVSLQIVGIIEPIIQHADWFFPGEIEFNVTGNYGSPVHTNHNANYSSMPSPDIDHSDRKHNDQSRRPLSVATDNMMLEFYKKDGVRKIQSMGVRVMDTSWVSRRGSSSARKSSSTPLGVQPPLPPSDALIPEQGEISASPSPTLPPASSDRASTLKNNELSPVIGQKGFQGTALSGGLSQHSSDHSPHTLRRAKKLAPIPPKPYSQSGGMSDQSTGQPSPVSLSPTPPSTPSLYGFSYPQGYATIGSPGQAQTATPSLSSPPSLAGTLTKARPTPKPPRQRPSLPPPQPPSTPGSSPQPLEHGGGLLDGLSPGESMSTDSFCNLDIPIINVELDGIFDEPKMAPYRNSVAVVRPTPKAESEEESESTIL